A stretch of Candidatus Thermokryptus mobilis DNA encodes these proteins:
- a CDS encoding NADH-quinone oxidoreductase subunit J family protein — MTSQALIFLTLAFVSIASAILMITRANPVRSAIFLIVNFLSLSILYLTLNAQFLAIIQVLVYAGAIMVLFVFVIMLLNLEDEKRLADRLDLRRLFAFILVLVVFAEIAYGLFKSTKGRFLKPAENSVEIGKIEFIGEKLFTSYILPFEITSLILIVAIVGAIVLAKRRFE; from the coding sequence TCTCAATTGCATCGGCAATTCTTATGATAACGAGGGCTAATCCAGTAAGAAGCGCAATTTTTCTCATCGTAAATTTCCTATCATTATCAATACTTTACCTTACGCTCAATGCCCAGTTTCTGGCTATAATTCAAGTTCTCGTTTATGCTGGGGCGATAATGGTTTTGTTCGTGTTCGTTATAATGCTTTTGAATTTGGAAGATGAAAAAAGATTAGCTGATCGCCTTGACCTTAGAAGATTGTTCGCTTTTATACTTGTTTTGGTTGTATTTGCTGAGATAGCATATGGATTGTTCAAATCAACCAAAGGTAGATTTTTAAAGCCGGCGGAGAATTCAGTTGAGATAGGTAAGATTGAGTTCATTGGAGAGAAATTGTTCACAAGTTATATCCTTCCGTTTGAGATAACCTCCTTGATTTTAATTGTTGCTATTGTTGGTGCAATCGTCCTCGCTAAAAGAAGGTTTGAATGA
- the nuoK gene encoding NADH-quinone oxidoreductase subunit NuoK has translation MIPLSWYLLLSLTLFTIGVLGVLIRRNAIVIFMCIELMLNSVNLALVGFSSYIGNEIGQMLVFFVMVVAAAEVSVGLAIVIAIFRNRLTVNIDEINLLKW, from the coding sequence ATGATCCCTCTTTCATGGTATTTGCTTTTAAGTTTGACTCTTTTCACCATTGGAGTGCTTGGGGTTTTGATAAGGAGGAATGCAATTGTGATTTTCATGTGTATTGAGCTTATGCTCAATTCAGTCAATCTGGCGCTTGTTGGTTTTTCAAGCTACATCGGAAACGAGATCGGTCAGATGCTTGTCTTTTTTGTTATGGTTGTAGCTGCTGCTGAGGTTTCTGTTGGGCTTGCGATTGTGATAGCAATTTTTAGAAATAGGTTGACAGTAAACATTGATGAGATCAATTTATTGAAATGGTAA
- the nuoL gene encoding NADH-quinone oxidoreductase subunit L: MHKYIGLALIFPLIGFLINGLLGWKIKKEKIIGWIGSLTVGASFVVALLVYLELLNLPSYERRFIVEYFPWIKVGSFEVSFSYLVDPLSILMVLVVTGVGFLIHVYSIGYMHGDKGFARFFAYLNLFIFMMLTLVLADNYLLMFLGWEGVGLCSYLLIGFWYDKPFEKMTTSDAGRKAFIVNRVGDFGFLIGLFLMYKYFGSLNFNTVFSIANKLNVGDTTIFWITLLLFVGATGKSAQIPLYVWLPDAMAGPTPVSALIHAATMVTAGVYMIARSSVLYALAPTTMLIVAIIGALTAVYAASMGLVQNGIKKVLAYSTISQLGYMFLAMGVGAFSAGIFHLTTHAFFKALLFLGAGAVMHALNNEEDIQKMGGLKEHLPVTYKTFFIASLAIAGIPPLSGFFSKDEILWGAYSQGSFWLWVLGAIGAFMTAFYMFRLVALVFETSPRHSVKHPHEAPKVMTIPLLILAFFSVVSGFAGVPESFGVSNLIHHWLEPVFEDANAKIILEASHSISTEFILMAVSVLISIGGILLARYLYLQRMDFVRRLTQTFSPIYKLLYNKYYVDEIYDFIVVRPITWGSEKFLWRFFDVKVIDGAVNASARLTAMLSSVIRFFQNGIVQFYAVVFVIGILIILWFIL, encoded by the coding sequence ATGCATAAGTATATTGGTCTTGCACTCATATTTCCGTTAATTGGGTTCTTAATCAACGGCTTGTTAGGATGGAAAATCAAGAAGGAAAAAATCATCGGTTGGATTGGAAGCTTAACGGTTGGAGCTTCATTTGTTGTGGCTTTATTAGTTTATCTTGAGCTTTTGAATCTTCCATCGTATGAGAGGAGATTTATCGTTGAGTATTTTCCTTGGATTAAGGTTGGGTCATTTGAGGTTTCTTTTTCATATCTTGTTGATCCACTTTCAATTTTGATGGTGCTTGTTGTAACGGGAGTTGGCTTTTTGATCCATGTTTATTCAATCGGTTATATGCACGGTGATAAGGGATTTGCGAGGTTTTTCGCATACTTGAACTTGTTTATATTTATGATGTTGACGCTTGTGCTTGCCGATAATTATCTACTGATGTTTCTCGGATGGGAGGGGGTTGGTTTATGTTCTTATCTTTTGATCGGGTTTTGGTATGATAAACCATTTGAAAAAATGACCACAAGCGATGCTGGTAGAAAAGCGTTTATAGTAAACAGGGTTGGAGATTTTGGATTTTTGATCGGTTTGTTTTTGATGTATAAGTATTTTGGGAGTTTGAACTTCAACACTGTTTTTTCAATTGCCAATAAACTTAATGTTGGGGACACAACCATTTTTTGGATCACCTTGCTTTTATTTGTTGGGGCTACTGGTAAGTCCGCACAGATTCCATTATATGTGTGGCTTCCAGATGCTATGGCTGGACCAACGCCTGTGAGTGCGCTGATACACGCTGCGACAATGGTCACCGCCGGTGTTTATATGATCGCTAGGTCGTCCGTTCTTTATGCGCTTGCGCCGACGACGATGTTGATAGTTGCAATAATTGGAGCATTGACGGCTGTCTACGCAGCTTCAATGGGACTTGTTCAAAATGGGATAAAGAAAGTTCTGGCTTATTCAACCATAAGTCAGCTCGGTTATATGTTTCTTGCTATGGGTGTTGGAGCTTTTTCGGCTGGGATATTTCACTTGACAACGCATGCATTCTTTAAAGCACTTTTGTTCCTTGGAGCTGGAGCTGTGATGCATGCACTTAATAATGAAGAAGACATTCAAAAAATGGGTGGTCTAAAGGAGCATCTTCCAGTAACTTATAAAACATTTTTCATAGCTTCGCTTGCTATAGCTGGGATTCCACCGCTTTCTGGGTTTTTCAGTAAGGATGAGATTTTGTGGGGTGCGTATTCGCAGGGTTCTTTCTGGCTTTGGGTTCTTGGAGCAATTGGTGCTTTTATGACCGCTTTTTATATGTTCCGACTCGTTGCTTTAGTTTTTGAAACATCCCCGAGGCATTCCGTCAAGCACCCGCACGAGGCACCGAAAGTTATGACAATCCCACTTTTAATCCTTGCTTTCTTTAGCGTTGTCTCAGGGTTTGCTGGCGTTCCTGAATCTTTTGGTGTGAGCAATTTGATTCATCATTGGCTTGAACCTGTATTTGAAGATGCAAATGCGAAAATCATACTTGAGGCATCTCATTCAATCTCAACTGAATTTATTTTAATGGCTGTATCAGTATTGATAAGCATTGGCGGAATTTTACTTGCGAGGTATTTATACCTTCAAAGAATGGATTTTGTGCGTAGATTGACACAAACTTTTTCACCTATCTACAAGTTGCTTTACAACAAGTATTATGTTGATGAAATTTACGATTTCATTGTGGTTAGACCGATCACTTGGGGAAGCGAGAAATTTTTGTGGCGTTTCTTTGATGTTAAAGTTATAGACGGAGCAGTAAATGCAAGCGCAAGGTTGACAGCAATGTTGAGCTCTGTTATACGATTTTTCCAAAATGGCATCGTCCAATTTTACGCCGTCGTCTTTGTGATCGGGATTTTGATAATTTTGTGGTTCATCCTTTAA
- a CDS encoding complex I subunit 4 family protein yields MEWLQKHILTAIIFLPSIGALVISLIDSERKNLLKFLGLLFSTLTFILSVYVFVKFQSEKTGFQFVEVYPWIKTLDISYRVGIDGISLLLLVLTTFLTPVGLLATWDSVERRVKGYVIMFLLLETGMNGVFCALDMFLFYVFWEVMLIPMYFIIGIWGGENRIYAAVKFVIYTMVGSLLMLVAIIALGNFAAQMNGQFTANLEKLYEIAPKIPLKAQALMFLAFTLSFAIKVPLFPFHTWLPDAHVEAPTAGSVILAGVLLKMGTYGILRFSIPLFPDATFIFLPYIAVLAVVGIIYGALVSFVQPDLKKLVAYSSVSHLGFVVLGLMGLTIESVQGGLIQMVNHGLSTGALFMLVGMIYDRRHTRMIEEFGGLARIMPVYATFFMIVALSSLGLPGLNGFVGEFLILLGSFKSKFLGTSAYAVFAGLGVILAAVYLLTAYQRIFFGKVTKAENQNLKDLNLREIISLALVLIFIVWIGIYPNTFLRKSEPSVKKVVEQIEKYRVGVFRAQR; encoded by the coding sequence ATGGAGTGGCTTCAGAAACATATCTTAACAGCGATAATTTTTCTGCCTTCCATTGGCGCACTTGTAATTTCTTTGATTGATTCTGAAAGAAAAAATTTGCTTAAGTTTCTCGGGCTTCTTTTCAGCACTTTGACATTCATCCTTTCGGTTTATGTCTTTGTGAAATTTCAGTCAGAGAAAACGGGTTTTCAATTCGTTGAGGTTTATCCATGGATAAAAACACTTGACATCTCTTACAGGGTTGGAATTGATGGCATCTCACTTTTACTTTTGGTTTTGACAACTTTTTTGACTCCCGTGGGACTTCTCGCAACTTGGGATTCGGTTGAAAGAAGGGTTAAAGGTTATGTCATTATGTTTTTATTGCTTGAGACGGGGATGAATGGGGTTTTTTGCGCACTTGATATGTTTCTTTTCTATGTCTTCTGGGAAGTGATGTTAATCCCGATGTATTTCATAATCGGAATTTGGGGTGGTGAGAATAGAATTTATGCTGCGGTTAAATTTGTAATTTACACAATGGTTGGAAGCTTGCTGATGCTTGTTGCTATAATTGCGCTTGGTAATTTCGCAGCTCAGATGAACGGTCAATTTACAGCAAACCTTGAAAAGCTTTATGAGATCGCCCCGAAAATTCCTTTGAAAGCGCAAGCTTTGATGTTCCTTGCTTTTACTTTAAGCTTCGCTATAAAAGTCCCTTTATTTCCATTTCATACCTGGCTTCCTGATGCGCATGTTGAAGCACCAACCGCTGGAAGCGTAATTCTTGCGGGTGTGCTTTTGAAAATGGGAACTTACGGGATTTTGAGATTTTCAATCCCGCTTTTCCCAGATGCGACCTTCATATTTCTGCCGTATATTGCAGTGCTTGCTGTCGTTGGAATAATTTACGGTGCACTTGTTTCTTTTGTTCAACCAGATCTAAAAAAACTTGTCGCTTACTCATCCGTCAGCCACCTTGGATTTGTCGTTCTTGGTTTAATGGGTTTGACGATTGAAAGCGTTCAAGGTGGGTTGATTCAAATGGTAAATCATGGGCTTTCAACTGGGGCACTTTTTATGCTTGTTGGGATGATTTATGATAGAAGACATACACGCATGATTGAGGAATTTGGTGGTTTAGCGCGCATTATGCCAGTTTATGCGACATTTTTTATGATAGTTGCCCTTTCTTCACTTGGTCTTCCGGGTTTGAATGGATTTGTCGGAGAATTTTTGATACTTCTTGGCTCGTTTAAGTCAAAGTTTCTCGGGACTTCGGCTTATGCTGTATTTGCCGGGCTTGGAGTTATACTCGCTGCGGTCTATCTGCTTACAGCTTATCAACGCATATTTTTCGGAAAGGTGACAAAAGCGGAAAATCAAAATTTGAAGGACTTAAATTTAAGAGAAATTATCTCACTTGCGCTTGTTCTCATTTTCATCGTTTGGATTGGGATTTATCCGAACACATTTTTGAGAAAATCGGAACCATCTGTTAAAAAAGTTGTTGAACAAATTGAAAAATATAGAGTTGGTGTTTTTAGAGCTCAGCGATGA